The Streptomyces sp. NBC_00224 genome has a window encoding:
- a CDS encoding MmcQ/YjbR family DNA-binding protein, with protein MTPQELRAFCLAFNAATEEFPFDSGTSVFKVLGKMFALSNLGGAPLTANLKCDPDDAVRLRAEYPAIVPGWHMNKRHWNTVDVDQLPDRLVRELIEDSYDLVVAGLPKAERLRLDRP; from the coding sequence GTGACACCCCAGGAGCTCAGGGCCTTCTGCCTGGCGTTCAACGCCGCGACGGAGGAGTTCCCGTTCGACTCGGGGACCTCGGTCTTCAAGGTCCTCGGGAAGATGTTCGCGCTGAGCAACCTGGGCGGCGCCCCGCTCACCGCCAACCTGAAGTGCGACCCGGACGACGCGGTGCGGCTGCGCGCCGAGTACCCGGCGATCGTGCCCGGCTGGCACATGAACAAGCGCCACTGGAACACGGTGGACGTGGACCAGCTCCCGGACCGGCTGGTCCGGGAGCTGATCGAGGATTCGTACGACCTGGTCGTGGCCGGTCTCCCGAAGGCCGAGCGGCTCCGGCTCGACCGGCCCTGA
- the ybeY gene encoding rRNA maturation RNase YbeY, protein MSIDVNNESGTEVDEQAILDIARYALTRMRIHPLSELSVIVVDAEAMEQLHIQWMDLPGPTDVMSFPMDELRPPMKDDEEPPQGLLGDIVLCPEVAKQQGEDAPTQHSMDEELQLLTVHGVLHLLGYDHEEPDEKAEMFGLQAAIVDGWRAEKGHTGPSPAPTVS, encoded by the coding sequence ATGTCGATCGACGTCAACAACGAGTCCGGAACCGAGGTCGACGAGCAGGCGATCCTCGACATCGCCCGCTACGCACTCACGCGGATGCGGATCCACCCGCTCTCCGAGCTCTCGGTGATCGTCGTGGACGCCGAGGCCATGGAGCAGCTGCACATCCAGTGGATGGACCTGCCGGGTCCGACCGACGTCATGTCCTTCCCGATGGACGAGCTGCGTCCGCCGATGAAGGACGACGAGGAGCCCCCCCAGGGGCTCCTCGGTGACATCGTGCTCTGCCCCGAGGTCGCCAAGCAGCAGGGCGAGGACGCGCCGACGCAGCACTCCATGGACGAGGAGCTCCAGCTCCTGACCGTCCACGGAGTGCTGCACCTGCTGGGGTACGACCACGAGGAGCCGGACGAGAAGGCCGAGATGTTCGGTCTGCAGGCGGCCATCGTCGACGGCTGGCGGGCGGAGAAGGGCCACACCGGCCCCTCCCCGGCGCCGACCGTCTCATGA
- a CDS encoding MFS transporter, which produces MAIDTPTAPATSAAARAPQDGRLPGRAKLVLFVLCAAQFMVALDFSVLNVALPVLGDDLGLSRSALQWAVTAFALPSGGFLLLFGRIADLYGRKKLFLTGLALFGAASLLAALAWDPASFLTGRALQGLGAAVIVPTGMSLLTTTFPEGPQRDRALGISGTLLSLGFTVGMVLGGVMTDTLGWRSTMGLLAVAAVIVLALAPGLLPEYRTPDRPRLDIPGAITVTGGLLALIYSLSTAAQRGFGGVDVWGTLVAGLLLLAAFVVVESKAPAPLVSLPMLKRRTVAWGNLGGLVTFSMMSTVVFVLTLYLQEVLGLSSFRTGLVFGVQGVMSAVAGSYAAKVIGRFGARRTLVVSLLGQGLFIALLLALGRESGALLATVAVSLASMCHLGAIISYGLTVTSGVPDEEQGLATGLVTTTQQVGITIGIPLLGVLATTGDDLFHGVRTVLLIDAVIVVAAAALVAVGLGRRKA; this is translated from the coding sequence ATGGCAATCGACACCCCCACCGCACCGGCCACGTCGGCCGCCGCACGGGCCCCGCAGGACGGCCGGCTCCCGGGCCGGGCGAAGCTGGTCCTGTTCGTGCTCTGCGCCGCCCAGTTCATGGTGGCGCTCGACTTCTCCGTACTGAACGTGGCGCTGCCCGTCCTCGGCGACGACCTGGGCCTGAGCCGGTCCGCGCTCCAGTGGGCGGTCACCGCGTTCGCGCTGCCGTCCGGCGGCTTCCTGCTCCTGTTCGGCCGGATCGCCGATCTGTACGGCCGCAAGAAGCTGTTCCTGACCGGTCTCGCCCTCTTCGGCGCGGCCTCGCTGCTCGCCGCCCTGGCCTGGGACCCGGCGTCGTTCCTGACCGGCCGCGCCCTGCAGGGCCTGGGCGCCGCGGTGATCGTGCCGACCGGTATGTCCCTGCTGACCACCACCTTCCCCGAGGGCCCGCAGCGCGACCGGGCGCTCGGCATCAGCGGCACCCTGCTCTCGCTCGGCTTCACCGTCGGCATGGTGCTCGGCGGGGTCATGACCGACACCCTGGGCTGGCGCTCGACCATGGGCCTGCTCGCGGTCGCCGCGGTGATCGTCCTCGCCCTGGCGCCCGGCCTGCTGCCCGAGTACCGCACCCCGGACCGCCCGCGCCTGGACATCCCCGGCGCGATCACCGTCACCGGCGGGCTGCTCGCCCTGATCTACTCCCTGTCGACGGCGGCCCAGCGCGGCTTCGGCGGCGTGGACGTGTGGGGCACGCTGGTCGCCGGTCTGCTGCTGCTCGCGGCGTTCGTGGTCGTCGAGTCGAAGGCCCCGGCGCCGCTGGTCTCGCTGCCGATGCTGAAGCGCCGCACGGTGGCGTGGGGCAACCTGGGCGGTCTGGTCACCTTCTCGATGATGTCGACGGTCGTCTTCGTACTGACCCTCTACCTCCAGGAGGTCCTGGGCCTGTCGTCCTTCAGGACGGGTCTGGTCTTCGGCGTCCAGGGCGTCATGTCGGCGGTCGCCGGCAGCTACGCCGCCAAGGTCATCGGCCGCTTCGGCGCCCGCCGCACCCTGGTCGTCTCACTGCTCGGCCAGGGCCTGTTCATCGCCCTGCTGCTCGCCCTGGGCCGCGAGTCGGGCGCGCTGCTCGCCACCGTCGCCGTCTCGCTGGCCAGCATGTGCCACCTGGGCGCGATCATCTCGTACGGACTGACCGTCACCAGCGGTGTGCCCGACGAGGAGCAGGGGCTGGCGACGGGTCTGGTCACCACCACCCAGCAGGTCGGCATCACCATCGGCATCCCGCTGCTCGGCGTGCTCGCCACCACCGGGGACGACCTGTTCCACGGGGTGCGGACCGTGCTGCTGATCGACGCGGTGATCGTGGTCGCGGCGGCGGCGCTGGTGGCGGTCGGCCTCGGCCGCCGGAAGGCGTAG
- a CDS encoding cytidine deaminase, with product MTLSTELDPEDRKIITLARSARARNGVAEGAAVRDETGRTYVAGTVELDSLKLSALRTAVAMAVASGAKSLEAAAVVTEAETACAEDRAAVRDLGGAATPVLVAGPDGELRARVAAG from the coding sequence ATGACTCTGAGCACCGAACTCGACCCCGAGGACCGCAAGATCATCACCCTGGCGCGCAGCGCCCGGGCCCGCAACGGGGTGGCCGAGGGCGCGGCCGTACGGGACGAGACCGGGCGTACGTATGTCGCCGGGACCGTGGAGCTGGACTCGCTCAAGCTCTCGGCGCTGCGCACAGCGGTCGCGATGGCCGTGGCGAGCGGGGCGAAGTCGCTGGAGGCGGCGGCCGTGGTGACCGAGGCGGAGACGGCGTGCGCCGAGGACCGGGCGGCGGTGCGGGACCTGGGCGGCGCGGCGACCCCGGTCCTGGTGGCGGGCCCGGACGGCGAACTCCGCGCGAGGGTCGCGGCGGGGTGA
- a CDS encoding hemolysin family protein, with the protein MTGQLLFGAVALVVVAWLAACAEAGIARTSSFRAAEAERSGRRGAAKLAQVAADPTRYLNVALLVRVACEMAAGVLVTYVCLEDFGETWTALVVAIAVMVLVSYVAVGVSPRTIGRQHPLNTATAAAYVLLPLARVMGPVPQLLILLGNALTPGKGFRKGPFASEAELRAMVDLAEQESLIEDDERRMVHSVFELGDTLVREVMVPRTDLVCIERYKTIRQALTLALRSGFSRIPVTGENEDDIVGIVYLKDLVRKTHINRDSEADLVSTAMRPAAFVPDTKNAGDLLREMQQDRSHVAVVIDEYGGTAGIVTIEDILEEIVGEITDEYDRELTPVEELADGCFRVTARLDIGDLGELFGFDEFDDEDVETVGGLLAKALGRVPIAGATAAVDLPDGRSLRLTAESPAGRRNKIVTVLVEPQPVKEEEEA; encoded by the coding sequence ATGACCGGGCAACTGCTCTTCGGCGCCGTCGCCCTGGTCGTGGTCGCCTGGCTGGCCGCCTGCGCGGAGGCCGGCATCGCCCGTACGTCCTCGTTCCGCGCGGCCGAGGCCGAGCGGTCCGGGCGGCGCGGCGCGGCCAAGCTCGCCCAGGTGGCCGCCGACCCCACCCGCTACCTCAATGTGGCCCTGCTCGTCAGGGTCGCCTGCGAGATGGCGGCCGGGGTCCTCGTCACCTACGTCTGCCTGGAGGACTTCGGCGAGACCTGGACGGCGCTGGTCGTCGCCATCGCCGTGATGGTGCTCGTCTCCTACGTCGCCGTCGGTGTCTCGCCGCGCACCATCGGCCGCCAGCACCCGCTGAACACGGCGACGGCCGCCGCGTACGTCCTGCTGCCGCTGGCCAGGGTCATGGGCCCGGTGCCGCAGCTGCTCATCCTCCTCGGCAACGCGCTCACGCCCGGAAAGGGCTTCCGCAAGGGCCCGTTCGCCTCCGAGGCCGAGCTGCGGGCGATGGTCGACCTCGCCGAGCAGGAGTCGCTGATCGAGGACGACGAGCGCCGGATGGTGCACTCGGTCTTCGAACTCGGCGACACGCTGGTGCGCGAGGTGATGGTGCCGCGCACCGACCTCGTCTGCATCGAGCGCTACAAGACCATCCGCCAGGCGCTCACCCTCGCGCTGCGCTCGGGCTTCTCCCGCATCCCGGTGACCGGCGAGAACGAGGACGACATCGTCGGGATCGTGTATCTGAAGGACCTGGTCCGCAAGACGCACATCAACCGCGACTCCGAGGCCGATCTGGTCTCCACCGCGATGCGCCCCGCCGCGTTCGTACCCGACACCAAGAACGCGGGCGACCTGCTGCGCGAGATGCAGCAGGACCGCAGCCACGTCGCCGTCGTCATCGACGAGTACGGCGGCACGGCCGGCATCGTCACCATCGAGGACATCCTGGAGGAGATCGTCGGGGAGATCACCGACGAGTACGACCGGGAGCTGACGCCGGTCGAGGAGCTGGCGGACGGCTGCTTCCGGGTCACCGCGCGGCTCGACATCGGCGACCTGGGCGAGCTGTTCGGGTTCGACGAGTTCGACGACGAGGACGTGGAGACGGTCGGCGGACTGCTCGCCAAGGCGCTCGGGCGGGTGCCGATCGCGGGCGCCACGGCGGCCGTGGACCTGCCGGACGGGCGCTCGCTGCGCCTGACGGCCGAGTCCCCGGCGGGCCGCCGGAACAAGATCGTGACCGTGCTCGTGGAGCCGCAGCCGGTCAAGGAGGAGGAAGAGGCGTGA
- a CDS encoding helix-turn-helix transcriptional regulator, translated as MNRRGRISPTAAGLPDGGARRRTPGLRREEVAVLAGVGVSWYQWLEQGRDITVSPQVLDSVGRVLKLTSAERRHLYVLAGLNPPAPEVDPANADMCHGLQRLIDAWMPFPAHIMDAYWNTVMYNDAAAMVLGMRPEIVQNCLIAFFTDPVYRSRTKCWEEIAGKVVAQYRAACSERPGDEGFQEVVEEASRLSAEFAELWRQRDILPGGQIKKEFQHPVVGTLFVESTQLRVPARPDLAIVLHNPLPETDTAAKLEWLATPEGRRGSMYPVAG; from the coding sequence ATGAACCGGCGGGGCCGGATCAGCCCCACCGCCGCCGGTCTGCCCGACGGCGGCGCCCGCCGCCGCACCCCGGGGCTGCGCCGCGAGGAGGTCGCGGTGCTCGCCGGGGTGGGCGTCTCCTGGTACCAGTGGCTGGAGCAGGGCCGGGACATCACGGTGTCGCCGCAGGTGCTGGACTCGGTGGGCCGGGTCCTCAAGCTGACCAGCGCCGAGCGCCGGCATCTGTACGTGCTGGCCGGGCTCAACCCGCCCGCGCCCGAGGTCGACCCGGCCAACGCCGACATGTGCCACGGCCTGCAGCGGCTGATCGACGCCTGGATGCCGTTCCCCGCGCACATCATGGACGCGTACTGGAACACGGTGATGTACAACGACGCGGCCGCCATGGTGCTCGGCATGCGCCCCGAGATCGTGCAGAACTGTCTGATCGCGTTCTTCACCGACCCGGTCTACCGCTCCCGCACCAAGTGCTGGGAGGAGATCGCCGGGAAGGTGGTCGCCCAGTACCGGGCGGCCTGCTCGGAGCGGCCCGGTGACGAGGGCTTCCAGGAGGTCGTCGAGGAGGCGTCCCGGCTCTCGGCGGAGTTCGCGGAGCTGTGGAGGCAGCGGGACATCCTGCCCGGCGGCCAGATCAAGAAGGAGTTCCAGCACCCGGTGGTGGGCACGCTGTTCGTCGAGTCCACCCAGCTGCGGGTCCCCGCCCGCCCGGACCTCGCGATCGTGCTGCACAACCCGCTGCCGGAGACCGACACGGCCGCGAAGCTGGAGTGGCTGGCGACGCCGGAGGGGCGGCGCGGGTCGATGTACCCGGTGGCGGGCTGA
- a CDS encoding beta-xylosidase has translation MPSARRRRRWAAVLGAAALMAGTGALIAPAQALAATPVDFATHCVPPPIAGIPPIDGTTSAQITVDNATPKVGDTVTVTYTVTKPAAGNPVDLALPADIMTPTGKVTVGGAQSGAVTVAGPKKNDPVPGKGAFPPFSMTGTFTVTAPGAITLSPGDYNIHTSYIMELDTPCTVTNPPAPVSETVTATGGGQTNQRAVQLGTASGKPGASVTVTGSKFTAGATVTVVGRAGAAETADKATVTADAQGAFSTALTVNDKATSGIVAYEGASWSDDKGAGPAAYSVVDDTPTPPNSQKLNSSVKAGTLSMAQAGDAVSMDAVDFGKGGFSRGSLQTVTVQDFRGGPAGWSLTGKVTDFTGPGGVKIDASKLGWTPACATKTGSPSTCAAGSPGTVGSAGATLATTPNAALTGGEFTVDARVSLNVPAFTAPGAYSGVLTLTLA, from the coding sequence ATGCCTTCAGCACGAAGACGGCGCCGCTGGGCCGCCGTACTGGGAGCCGCGGCGCTCATGGCCGGAACCGGAGCGCTCATCGCGCCCGCGCAGGCCCTGGCCGCGACGCCCGTCGACTTCGCCACGCACTGCGTACCGCCGCCCATCGCGGGCATCCCGCCGATCGACGGCACCACGAGTGCCCAGATCACCGTCGACAACGCCACGCCCAAGGTGGGCGACACGGTCACCGTGACGTACACGGTCACCAAGCCCGCCGCCGGCAACCCGGTGGACCTGGCGCTGCCCGCCGACATCATGACCCCCACCGGAAAGGTCACCGTAGGCGGCGCGCAGAGCGGCGCCGTCACGGTCGCCGGACCCAAGAAGAACGACCCGGTGCCGGGGAAGGGCGCGTTCCCGCCGTTCTCCATGACCGGTACGTTCACCGTCACCGCACCCGGCGCGATCACCCTGTCGCCCGGCGACTACAACATCCACACCAGCTACATCATGGAGCTGGACACCCCCTGTACGGTCACCAACCCGCCCGCGCCCGTCTCCGAGACGGTCACCGCGACCGGCGGCGGCCAGACCAACCAGCGGGCCGTCCAGCTGGGCACCGCCTCCGGCAAGCCCGGCGCGAGCGTCACCGTCACCGGGTCGAAGTTCACCGCGGGCGCGACCGTGACGGTCGTCGGCCGGGCCGGGGCCGCCGAGACGGCCGACAAGGCGACCGTGACGGCGGACGCGCAGGGCGCGTTCTCCACCGCCCTGACGGTCAACGACAAGGCGACCAGCGGCATCGTCGCCTACGAGGGAGCGAGCTGGAGCGACGACAAGGGCGCGGGCCCGGCGGCGTACAGCGTCGTCGACGACACCCCGACGCCGCCGAACAGCCAGAAGCTCAACTCCTCGGTCAAGGCGGGCACGCTCTCCATGGCCCAGGCCGGCGACGCCGTCTCCATGGACGCCGTCGACTTCGGCAAGGGCGGCTTCTCCCGGGGCTCGCTCCAGACGGTGACGGTCCAGGACTTCCGCGGCGGCCCCGCGGGCTGGTCCCTGACCGGCAAGGTCACCGACTTCACCGGCCCCGGCGGGGTCAAGATCGACGCCTCGAAGCTCGGCTGGACCCCGGCCTGCGCCACCAAGACCGGTTCCCCGTCGACCTGCGCGGCGGGCTCGCCCGGCACCGTGGGCAGCGCGGGCGCGACCCTCGCGACCACGCCCAACGCGGCGCTCACCGGCGGTGAGTTCACCGTGGACGCCCGGGTCTCGCTGAACGTTCCGGCGTTCACCGCCCCCGGCGCGTACTCCGGTGTGCTGACGCTCACGCTGGCCTGA